A genomic window from Desulfovermiculus halophilus DSM 18834 includes:
- a CDS encoding acyl-CoA dehydrogenase: protein MDFKLKKEHEMLRKAVRDYAKKELGPTAAERDAEERFDRDIQFDKLAEMELPGIIFPEAYGGAEADYQSYVIAIEELSRVCASTGVVLSAHVSLGSNPIYLFGTEEQKQKFLKPMAEGTKLGCLGLTEPEAGSDAGGTQATAVLDGDEWVLNGSKNFITNGGDAEITVAMFKTDENAPKKHQGISAFIIEKGTPGFSAGKTEDKLGIRSSSTRELVFSNCRVPKDNLLGKEGDGFKIAMKTLDGGRIGIAAQALGIAQGAYEEALAYAKKRQQFGQPIGRFQAVQFKLADMATQIDAARFLVYRAAWCVDNKLPYTKEAAMAKCYASDVAMWATTEAVQVLGGYGYVKDYPLERMMRDAKITQIYEGTNEIQRMVIGGNILK, encoded by the coding sequence ATGGACTTTAAGCTGAAGAAAGAACACGAAATGCTGCGCAAGGCTGTCCGGGACTACGCCAAGAAGGAACTGGGGCCAACAGCTGCGGAACGGGACGCTGAAGAGCGTTTTGACCGCGATATTCAATTCGACAAGCTCGCGGAGATGGAGCTTCCGGGAATCATCTTTCCCGAGGCCTACGGGGGAGCGGAGGCCGACTACCAGAGCTATGTGATTGCTATCGAGGAGCTGTCCCGGGTCTGCGCCTCAACCGGGGTGGTTCTGTCCGCGCACGTTTCCCTGGGCAGCAATCCGATATACCTGTTCGGGACTGAGGAGCAGAAGCAGAAGTTCTTAAAGCCCATGGCTGAAGGGACCAAGCTGGGCTGCCTGGGTCTCACCGAGCCCGAGGCGGGCTCGGACGCCGGAGGAACCCAGGCCACAGCTGTGCTGGACGGCGATGAATGGGTCTTAAACGGGAGCAAGAACTTCATCACCAATGGCGGCGATGCAGAAATAACCGTGGCCATGTTCAAGACGGACGAGAATGCGCCCAAGAAGCATCAGGGGATCAGCGCCTTTATTATTGAAAAAGGGACCCCGGGCTTTTCCGCGGGCAAGACGGAAGACAAGCTGGGCATCAGGTCCTCGTCCACCCGGGAGCTGGTGTTCTCCAACTGCCGGGTACCCAAGGACAACCTGCTGGGCAAGGAAGGGGACGGCTTCAAGATAGCCATGAAGACCCTGGACGGCGGCCGGATCGGGATTGCGGCCCAGGCCCTGGGCATCGCCCAGGGGGCGTACGAAGAGGCCCTGGCCTACGCCAAGAAGCGGCAGCAGTTCGGCCAGCCCATCGGCAGGTTTCAGGCCGTGCAGTTCAAGCTGGCGGACATGGCAACCCAGATCGACGCAGCCAGGTTTTTGGTCTACCGAGCGGCCTGGTGCGTGGACAACAAGCTCCCGTACACCAAGGAAGCGGCTATGGCCAAGTGCTATGCCTCGGACGTGGCCATGTGGGCAACCACGGAGGCAGTGCAGGTCCTGGGCGGCTACGGATACGTCAAGGACTATCCACTGGAGCGGATGATGCGGGACGCCAAGATCACCCAGATCTACGAGGGGACCAATGAGATCCAGCGGATGGTCATCGGAGGCAATATCTTGAAGTAG